DNA from Ziziphus jujuba cultivar Dongzao chromosome 2, ASM3175591v1:
ttcatggaaataaataataaaaaataaaaataaaaaatttcataaacagCAAATTTTGCCACGTCATACTTCGTCCCCAGTGTGTAAGACTCCTTCTTCCGCCATCAACCGGAACTAGTAGCTCGTCTCTGTCActggttcttcttcttcaaacgCCGTCGTTTTCTACTCCAACCCCATTCATTCAATCACCGTCTTTGACGCTCTctgtgacaaaaaaaaaaagaggtaaaaagattcaattttttttttcccattcttTTTTCCCGAtggcttttattattattatttttttttttccccctttcatctgatggttttattttaaaatttgactgGAAACTGTATTTGAATGAATGGAGGAAtataggatttttttaaaaaaataaaaatttcagaaGACCATGATTCAGTAATGGATGAAGcttggctttttttcttttttttttttttttaaggatttatTAGCATTTTTCTTCTACTTTGAAATGGTAATTGTTTCGAGGCATTGTTGCAgggaaaattttctctttttccgaACGCCTCTGGAACCTGAAGAGCAGCAATGGCCAGACAATTAGACTCTTATTCGCTTTGTATGTACAGGAATAGGAGCTTCCAACACGACCTGCCAAGACCATCGGAGGTAATAATACCCCATGCTTCTTCCTCTATATCTTTGGGTTCCAAGTTAAATTTTCGTGCTGAAACACGATACCAAGAAAACCCATCTCGGAAATCAGTTTTGAGACATGGGTTTATGTGGGATGGATCTATAATCGATGTTTCTTCGTCTGGTAAGCTAGTCAAGGAGTATGTGGACGATGGGCGTCACGAAGATGCAGTACAGGTTTATGTTAAAATGCTTGAGTGTGGTATACCGGTTGAGGAATTTCGTTTTTTTCCAATGTTGATTAAGGCTTTTGGAGCAATTTCTGATATAGAAAAGGTCAGACAGATTCATGGGCATTTGTTGAAGTTAGGAGCTTTAGatgatatttatgttttgaattCACTTTTAGGTGTTTATTGGAAATGCGGGGTGGCTGAGGATGCAATTCAGTTGTTTGAGAAGATTTGCACTAAGGATTTGGTTTCGTGGAACACGATGATATCCGGGTTTTGTCACTCTGGAGATTACATGGGGTCATTGAGAATATTTAGTCAGATGATCCGGCAACATGGTGTGTTCCCAAATAGGGTAGCTTGCCTTTCTGCGCTCTCGTCTTGCGCTTCAATTGAATCTTTAATTCATGGCAGAGAGATTCATGCATTTGttgtgaaaaataattttggggATGAGTTCTTGTTTAGCGCACTAATAGACATGTACATGAAGTGTGGGGATGTAAAGAATGCGGAATTCATTTTTGGAGGCATCCTTAATGATGATTCTATCAAAGGAAATACAGTGGTTTGGAATGTCATGATTTCAGGCTATGTGTCCAATGGATATTTGTCACAGGCAGTGGAGTTGTTCCAAGAGATGTTGGCAATTCAGATATTACCAGATTTCTCAACTATGATTGCTGTTTCAGGTTTGTGCTCTGAGTTACTGGATTTAGCAGTTGGAAAACAAATTCATGTATTAGCTATTAGCTTTGGACTGGACAATGATTCAAGGGTCGAAACAGCTCTTATAGACATGTATTTTAAATGTGGAGATCCTAAATCTGGTCTTGATATCTTCAGAAAGTCTCAAAATCATAATACTGTCATGTGGGGTGCTGTAATCTCAAATTGTGCTCAGAGTGGCTCTCCCACTGAAGCATTGGAACTGTTTCACGACTATAATATAGAATATGGCTTTGTTGATCCTGTCATAGTTTTGGCTGTTTTGAGGGCCTGTTCTTCCTTGATTCTTAAAGGGGAAGGTATGGAAATTCACGGGCTAGTGGTAAAATCAGGATTCGATTCAGATGTTTTTGTTGGTGGTGCCTTAGTAGATATGTATGCCAAGTGTGGAGATATTGAATCTGCCCAAAAAGTCTTTCATAGATTACCATCTAGAGATTTGGTCTCTTGGAATGCTCTAATATTAGGGTATGCT
Protein-coding regions in this window:
- the LOC107418396 gene encoding pentatricopeptide repeat-containing protein DOT4, chloroplastic, whose amino-acid sequence is MARQLDSYSLCMYRNRSFQHDLPRPSEVIIPHASSSISLGSKLNFRAETRYQENPSRKSVLRHGFMWDGSIIDVSSSGKLVKEYVDDGRHEDAVQVYVKMLECGIPVEEFRFFPMLIKAFGAISDIEKVRQIHGHLLKLGALDDIYVLNSLLGVYWKCGVAEDAIQLFEKICTKDLVSWNTMISGFCHSGDYMGSLRIFSQMIRQHGVFPNRVACLSALSSCASIESLIHGREIHAFVVKNNFGDEFLFSALIDMYMKCGDVKNAEFIFGGILNDDSIKGNTVVWNVMISGYVSNGYLSQAVELFQEMLAIQILPDFSTMIAVSGLCSELLDLAVGKQIHVLAISFGLDNDSRVETALIDMYFKCGDPKSGLDIFRKSQNHNTVMWGAVISNCAQSGSPTEALELFHDYNIEYGFVDPVIVLAVLRACSSLILKGEGMEIHGLVVKSGFDSDVFVGGALVDMYAKCGDIESAQKVFHRLPSRDLVSWNALILGYAQNECPNETLKAFRDMQSELIQPNTVSCACILSVCALLSAMLICKEVHGYLLRQGFDSNVLISNSLITTYAKCGDINSSWVIFEKMSERNQISWNSILLGLGMYGHADKVFALFGKMKDAGTKPDHATFTALLSACSHAGRVEEGWKYFRSMVEDYKIEPQLEQYTCMVDLLGRADHLKQAYEMILMMPCVFDDRIWGSLLASCKSHGDERLAEVVASHIFKLDPASIGYRVLLANLYEDYGKWNEVTRVRTEIKGRGLKKRPGCSWIEIKNKTHTFTAGDSSHNQSEEIYAAIDSLTTQIAKAGCI